The following coding sequences are from one Actinomycetota bacterium window:
- a CDS encoding Rieske 2Fe-2S domain-containing protein: MAISSGVRPATPRPAPKKPQVSRRSFLRTAWLAGLGAAAAGFGVGTVYFLWPNLTEGFGSKIRAGTPESISANIEAGDGQAYNPDGRFYLVPYNEEDDTEGVYAGVAGGGFMALYQRCVHLGCRVPWCATAQWWECPCHGSKYNQAGEWKEGPASRGLDRFAIEVSGGQIVVDTSKVITGPPRGTNTTGQELDGPHCVGGGEE, encoded by the coding sequence ATGGCGATCTCCTCGGGGGTGCGACCGGCCACCCCCCGGCCGGCGCCCAAGAAGCCACAGGTGAGCCGGCGGTCGTTCCTGCGCACGGCGTGGCTGGCCGGGCTCGGGGCGGCCGCGGCCGGGTTCGGCGTCGGCACCGTCTACTTCCTGTGGCCCAACCTGACCGAGGGCTTCGGCAGCAAGATCCGGGCCGGCACGCCCGAGTCCATCAGCGCCAACATCGAGGCCGGGGACGGCCAGGCCTACAACCCCGACGGCCGCTTCTACCTGGTCCCCTACAACGAGGAGGACGACACCGAGGGCGTGTACGCGGGGGTCGCCGGCGGCGGCTTCATGGCCCTGTACCAGCGCTGCGTCCACCTCGGCTGCCGGGTCCCGTGGTGCGCCACCGCCCAGTGGTGGGAGTGCCCCTGCCACGGCTCCAAGTACAACCAGGCCGGCGAGTGGAAGGAGGGGCCGGCCTCGCGCGGGCTGGACCGCTTCGCCATCGAGGTCTCGGGCGGCCAGATCGTGGTCGACACCTCCAAGGTGATCACCGGCCCGCCCCGGGGGACCAACACCACCGGCCAGGAGCTGGACGGCCCCCACTGCGTCGGCGGCGGTGAGGAATGA
- a CDS encoding cytochrome c, translating into MSRTTVLILAVVSAIFLFVALIIVISSARERARRFGPSAPPSRRPGPTDEALEGPLLEKYQVAGVALTVFLAVLLPFLYLREPVRQRAAAEKELSESVRLGQATYHEFCARCHGPEAQGGTVKRYVTPGVKNAKPADVQAPDLREIHSRHPDDDPATVAWEAIQKGRPPSPMPTWGVRYGGPMNDQQITDLVNYLLSIQSDDEERPLLEFEAAGGGNRAE; encoded by the coding sequence ATGAGCCGGACCACCGTCCTCATCCTGGCCGTCGTCTCGGCCATCTTCCTGTTCGTCGCGCTGATCATCGTCATCAGCTCGGCCCGGGAGCGGGCCCGCCGGTTCGGGCCGTCGGCCCCGCCGTCGCGCCGGCCCGGCCCCACCGACGAGGCCCTTGAGGGCCCGCTGCTGGAGAAGTACCAGGTCGCCGGGGTCGCCCTGACCGTGTTCCTGGCCGTGCTGCTGCCGTTCCTGTACCTGCGCGAGCCGGTGCGCCAGCGGGCCGCGGCCGAGAAGGAGCTCAGCGAGTCGGTCCGCCTCGGCCAGGCCACCTACCACGAGTTCTGCGCCCGCTGCCACGGCCCGGAGGCCCAGGGCGGCACGGTCAAGCGTTACGTCACCCCCGGGGTCAAGAACGCCAAGCCGGCCGACGTCCAGGCCCCCGACCTGCGCGAGATCCACAGCCGCCACCCCGACGACGACCCGGCCACGGTCGCCTGGGAGGCGATCCAGAAGGGCCGCCCGCCCTCGCCCATGCCGACCTGGGGCGTCCGCTACGGCGGGCCCATGAACGACCAGCAGATCACCGACCTGGTCAACTACCTGCTGTCGATCCAGAGCGACGACGAGGAGCGGCCGCTGCTCGAGTTCGAGGCCGCGGGTGGTGGCAACCGTGCCGAGTAG